The genomic region GCGTCGCTAGTACGAGATCTTCGCTGATTCATAGCCCATGCGTGTAAATGCACGTGTTCGAAATATCGCGAAATATTAGCGAGAAATCGCGAGTTAGATCGCGTCATTGCGCTGGCAATTTGTTTTTCATTACCAGCCAGGGAATCTGTGACATGTACCTTTTGGTCAAACATATAAAACTCGCTGCAAAGACAAATCGACCAAAGTCCTCGAAGCATAAAAAACATAAGGTAAAAATAACAGTTACGTGTGTTAAATTACgtgtctaaaaaaaaaaaaaaagaaggacgCAATTTAGACGATCaattttaaaaacacattagCCGCCTCAATTAAGTTATTACCAACTAGGAAACGAAAGAGGCagtaataagaaagaaaaacataatCAAAGAAATAGGATGTATTAAAATTGACCGTTCCGTGTTGAAAGAAATACgtttattcagaaatattgtctactgtattttaatacaaaaccAATTACTTCGGTAATCTTGATCTGTATGTTTCTACCGCTTGTTACCTATTATTGCGACTAAAAGTTTTACATCCATTGATTTAACTACATATAAATGACATATTATTGCGATATTCGATCAGTGTATTGCGATATTCAAGACGCACAGGTTTTAAAAGGCATTGAAAGTCGAAAACAAAGtccatgaaaaaaaaaaaaaaaggagaaacatCGGTTGAACGTGACCGTAGCGGTAAAAACATCAGCACGCTGGCCTCCACTTCCGTCTTATAATCTCTCACTCGAtgctttcctttctctttttagtCGCTGCTTCCGCAATatattcctctctttctcttccgcGTGGTTACGTACACACTATGTACTTCAATCATAATCGGCGAGCAAGATCACGTCAGCACGCGGTGTTCCCCCTTCCGAGCATGTTTAGATCGCGTAAAAGGCGTTTAATCACGTGCTTAGTCATTGAACGAGTGTGCAATCCATCGTTGATCGATCACTGCGCATCTTTAGTGTAATTTATATCTGATGAAAGGCAAGAAGTTTGCTATCTTCCGATAAACTCTCTTATCAAAGTTTGTGTCAGGAATTTTACTAGTTGGATCATTTCGACTCGTTAACGAAGTTTTTCGCTTTACAATTGGATGATTCCTTCTGTGTTGTAATTTTCGACGATCGAGATAAATATCAGAAGGAAGAAGCTCTGGTATCCTTAATTTAAGGATGCTCGAACATCGTAAGTCCTAAGgcaaattaaattgaattgcattgacgcaattctattctagaaattgtaattcgctcaagttagaaaatttaacgtttgaaaattcatacgtatatttgacattttatatttctaaaatttacatCGTTAGAACGAAAATGCTCCAACGATTTGCTCGATATTCGAGCAATCCAAAAAGTCTTAATATACCAGTACGAGTATCAGAggaaacgttaaaacgttctACACCGCAATGACCTACGAACGATTAGGTCACTCCACCCACCATCCTCGAAGCAACTCAGCCGGATTCGAGTTTCCTTCAATTACACAAACCGTCCAACAGGAAACTTTAACCTACCAGCGATCACTGCGAAACGACGAACGAAATCCTCTCGTTTAAATTTACGTCGTTTCCCATTCTTCCACAACAATTATTACCTCGTCTAGCCTATCTAAATCCCATCGACGATTACCTCCGAATAAAAGCCACGTATTCGAGTACCTTGTAATCTCAATACATATTCCAATTTCGAACAAAGCTATCGATAATGATATTATAGCGAAAAAAGGGGGCAGATCCCGACGAGTGTGTCAAAGAAATTGCTCGACTCTGAGAAATACGTAAGGTCGATATCGTTAGCGATAGAGAGCTACGCTTGACCGTGATAATCGGCGAGAACCGTGTAAAAGCGGTTCTCGTGCCAGTGGCGGCTAGAAGGTCTCGGTGAAGTCCCGAAAGCGGCGAGGCCGGATTGGCCGACAAGGAACCCCGGTTCGTGCCGCGCCAACCATTATTACGGCGCAGCTACGCTGTTGCTGCTGGCTGTCTCGTTCGACTACTCAACAAACCAACAACCACTCGATCCCACGTTGGATCCACGGCACCACGCTCCTCACACCGTCTTACcactttgtaatttattccGCCTCTAGTTGCGTCCTTTCAGTGGTTAATATTCTATAGTTAATTCATCGATTTGTAGTTGGTTCGTTGGTCGAACGAATACTTCGACGTGTccatttttgataaaatcgaCAGAGAAACGCAAGTTTTCTGTCTTTTTGTTCAACCGACTAACCGGTCTGTAATTGAGCGCTCGATCAAGGGCCGAACAACAAATTTCTTAACGCgttaataaagaagaaaatcgatagaggaggaagaagaagaaaagtgacatttttgttaattagTTGGATAATTAAAAgtcgaataaatttctttcaacgTGCGTCCTTTTGGACTGAAGAAAGTTGACGGAAGAACAGTGTATATCGATTTTCTAAAGCATTATTCGGAACGGTGACGTAGAAGTGCAACGGAGTATGAAAGCTACCTGCTGTATCTTGGCGAAGAGAAAATAACAGGTTTGGCGAGTTTGACGAAGTGATTCTACTACAAAAAGATAGCGAGATAGGGCCAGtatcaaatataaatgataaatatgtGCGATCCAAGGTGAACGTGAAGAATCTCGATAGAGAAGATCAAGGTGAGTCTCGTATCGATTTAACAAACTTAATGCTTGAAACCGATCGAACGCTTCTCCGGTTAGTTACGGGAAAAAACCTATATCTCGAATGTTTGAAACGCCTTGGTCTAATCTCGAAATTATCGTCTGCCAAGAAAGATTCTATCGCGGCAATCTTGGCCTGAATATTTACGCGAAGctaatctaaatattttatattttccagaACTCGGAGATAGCTAGCGAAGAAAATAccgaagataataaaaaatcgcTTTATCCGGGAACCAAAGCGAATCGTCGCAATCGCTATTTCACCGAAATCTATCTTTCGGAAATAATGCGATTCTCAGAATATTTCTGCAAAAGTTCTCGAGTTGGTTAAATATCGCCACGGAAATTGCGATATTTACCATATTATACGAAGTATTATATACGGCAATATCTAAATATTATCGCCCAACACTCAAACATATCAAACATACCACGTATAAGTTATAATAAGACGAGAACATCGTCGGAAAATTTCTGATCCAACCGATTGTAAAGTCAAAGAAACCTCGGTGAAAGCACTCACCTCGTCGAACCGCAACACCAGGCTGTTAAACCTGACGACGATCCTCCTGGCGAACATGGAGAAGAAAAACAGAGCCTGATTGAGTCTAGCCGATTGTCGAATGAATTTGCCAAGAACGAAGAAGCCAGGTAAAAACGACGAAACCACTGGCGATTAAAGACTCAACTGGACGAAGGAGGAACAACAACTCCGGAAAATCGATCTCCGCGAGCGTTGCATAAGACGCTCCTCGGACGTTTCGTTTTACAGAAACACCTCTACGATTACACTCGATACCGGATTGCGAGAAAGACCGTAAAAATAGACGATCGTCGCTTGAAAAACATGGGAATGAAGGAAGGAGAGGTGAGGAAGATCGCTGGCGATGGTCTCTCGGTGAATCTATGTTCCAACAAACAGGTCCTCGAGATCACCGGCGACGGATGCGACATTTCGATGTCGAAGAACCGAGGTAGCGTGAAGATAATTGGCGACGGTTGTCGATTGAGGATCGATCAGAACATGGGAGACGTAGAGTACACGGGGGATGGTGGACAGGTTCTTTTGGGTCCAAAGTCGATCAAGGATAAAGTAAAGTATCACGGTGACGGCGGTAGGATAAAGTTCGACGTGGAGTTGAGGATGAGGAACAAGAAGTCGGAAGTTTCGAAGGAGGAGACGGGAAAAAGTATGGACGAAGGAAGGAGGAGCTTCGAGGAAAGCAAGGATGCCTCGAAGAAAGAGAATTCGGAGGCGGAgaacgaggaaaagaaaaagaatagaagaaaagagagacgaGACGATTTGGGTGATAAGGAGGAGAAGAAGGGAAGATCGACGAGGACTAAGATCGTTACGACTTTTGTATACGATGAAAAGACCGTGAAAAAATGGTTCACGAATCCGGAAGCGTCCACCAGGACTTTGAATGGAGTTTCCTCCGTGAGGATTGTGccgaataaaacgaaaacgaaaatCGAGGCGAAATAAAGGAGAAAATGTGACAAATAACGGGAAAATTGTACGATTCTAGAAGAATATTCTAAATCAAAACCCAACCGAAGTGGTAGATTTATCGTAGTAATTAATCATCTCAGTTTTGAATTCCTATTTTGACTAGTACTGAAATTGTTCGATTTCGATTTTGACGATACGCATTTAGAAAAGAcaaagtttaatttaaaatcatgaaatattgattttaataGTTGAATCACGTcgaggaaaaaattaaaaaaaccaGGGAAACGTAAGAAATGCTGTGTTAAATTCTCGCGACCTAAGTCTGACTTAAAGTTCCTACACGTGGATGGAGTTAGAATTGGTAAAACATTGAAGAGGATTATCTGATCGTGGATCGAACGTTTGCGTAAAAGTGACTAGTGTGAAGATACTTTTCCTCGATGATTCTTCGTGGAAgaatttttcgacgaaatctgGGAAGCCCAGAATCGAGTAATCGCAAGAAAACGTAGGTAAAAGACATCGGCGATATCGTGATCGATCAAACTAAAACCAGagttatctttaatttctcgtttcatcCTTCTTATAAAACGGTGTCAGGTAAAAACAAggtaatatttgataaatattccaatgaaaaatgatttaattgtattttcctTTTAACTATAATTCTCTTAGTTCCTAATAGTGAATTTCGTTTGTTAATCTTGTAGAGATCAAGATATCgaacatttttaaacaaatttgtaatttttttacatcttgtgtgtacatatatagatCATAATGATTCAGTCGtcaattgtaattaatttcataatttgttaattacgaatctttttatttaattacctatttattagaaatagataaataatcgAGTTAATTTGAAAATCCCCGAGTACGATCTATTTGTTCGATAGTTCGTCCATTTACGTTCTAATAATTACGATAAACGcccatgaaatatttataagtaatTAGCAATTGTACATGTGATCGATATTACAGTatcttattatttcttatctaCTTATCGTTATCGTTGTCAGACGACTTATACGGACAGTACAAACCATAGATGGTATAAACACGTTCCATAAACACGAGCGATAATGAACCTCGTGAAATACTTAATTACTAGTCAAAAacaagtagaaaaatataccGATACGATTTAGTATCTTTAACTTATTTTTTACTCGGCGACATGGTTATTTACGAGCTTTTAAGTTAGGAATTTTTAACGAGCTTACTTTATATTCCAccaatatatgtatttgcGTATGGCGAAATATGTAACGATCTGATTGTCAGCGAAACTTTGTTGCCATCGGTGAAAACTTGGAATTACGCCATGTTTTCTATAGAATCCAACCacttaagaagaaaaaagaagataaattgGATTTCTATCGAAATCTGCAGTAttagtttaaatatttgaaatatagcTGTACGcgattaataaaatagttGGTAATTTTTGACTGGCTGTATATTTCAGTGCACGTGTAGCTaaggaaattaaaagatacCAAGTATCAAATGGAAGATGCGCATTTCTCTAATAAATTACGTATTATAAAGTCAAAGTTTCTCGTATTATTTTCCTGTATACCTCACTTTCGCTCCCTTCGATATCTAAATTTATTTCCTTCGATTTCCTTCGATTTCGCAgcctttgaattttcatatttcacttTTGTGTTCCTGTTTCGACGCAGATCTTCGAGAAGACTTTCTTCGCGTGTATTAACAACGATTCTAACAATCATATTTTCCAAAAAgctagaatattttttatcgataaaaagaaactggCCAAGAGGTGGACTAAAATTATAGCAACGAAGTTTTCGGATCGTAACACGACCGCtgatcgatattttaattgtacgaCACCGGAGTATCTGCTGTAAAGAAGGTATTGAGAAGAAGAGCGAGGTTCGCGACGCAGCGAGTCGCATGAGAATTTCGTGACTTTCACCGGTCGATTGGTGCGCGAAAATAAAATCCGTGTAGGTGGCCGCGCTCCATGGGAACGGTGTATGATCGATAGGGGCCGCGTGTCTGCGGTAAATCATCGCCAAACATTCGATATCCGCGAGTTCGTCGAGTGGCACGGCTGGTTCTGGGTATGCAATAACCGTCGTACATCTGCCGGAGGTTTCTCTGTTCGAAATGGGTCGCGACATGCTGACGAAATTACGAATCGTGCGCGAATAGCCTCCGATCGATGCtcgaataaatttatacgaCTATTCCCTTTTAGAAGCTTTATCTATCGGTTCTTATTAGAGGTATCAAGATTTAACCACTCGACGATGAGATACCGATCTTTCCCTCATTTTCAAAGGTAAAAGGTTCGTTTAACGACCAATCCGATATCAACTTACCAACTTATTAATTCAACCTAGCGGTAGTTCGTTAGCTTGTTAAGTTAGTTCCTTATTAATTGGAAAATGTGGTAACTTACAAATTCTCTAATTCGCCGATCCAACTCGCAGATTCGTATGCAAAATGcgaaaggaaatattattcgaCTAATTTCTCGTGTATAGCAAATATGTAGTAGTCGCTAACACTGGTTCCACTTACTAATGCAGTTCCTATTGTACGAAGGAAGATCATATAGTAAGTAGGTTAAACAAACTCCTATTATACGAATTGCTTGTACCAGGTTCGTATAGATAAAGTATGGCTGTATTTTTGGCTATATAACTTGGAATAACGTAGAATATAAGAATTCTTGCATTCGGAATAAAGAAACGTGCATGTACAGCGAACCGAGTATTGCGAATGTTATCGTAAATTGAACTATCCATTTTCTTTCTGGGCTAATGATACGCAACAAAGATTTCATTTTCAACATACAAATAGAGAATCAAAGGAATCCACTGTACCATCGGTATTCCGTATCTATTGTACCCAAGACGTTCCGTAGAACTCATCGTGTCCAATTTACGACTCTCGTATCGCAACagagaatttttctatttttcctatCAAGTGTAGTATACGTTCGACTCTTTGAACCGTGTTACTTCAACGCTTGAAATCATAATGATTTCTGAGCTCCGCGTGTTTTGCCCCCAGGTTCAGATATTTATTCATGCTGGTTGCGTAATATTCTAGTTGAAAAACGTCTGCGGATATCGTAGCAATGTTGGTACGATCAAAGTATCGTCGATCGATGTCAACCTGACCATGACGACTCTGTCCTCGGACCATTGATCGATAATCTACGATAAAGAATCAAGTAAAAATCATAATAGAAACCTGCGTTAAGCAAATCGAGCGAATCCatctgtaaatatatttaaaaaataaagaaacgaaagagactTTTAAAAAACCAGACCGATATGGGCTGATAAGATATCGCTAACGCGTCGTCCTATCGTCCGATCCAGTTGAGCATTAACGAAATTCATAAGTGGAGGAGATAATGACAATTTGTTCGTCGCTGGATATACCTACAGGATGCCCTGTACAATATGGTATAATGGGTTTGGAAATGATTGTACGCGCAAAAGTAAgtcaaaagtataaaatataatttttcactcGCGACGCCTAAACCAGAGAGTATAAAAATTGGGAAAACCAAAGACGAGAAGACGTATACGATCCACTTGCTACAAGGACATAGTCGTTTCGATCGTGAAGTTTCGGACAAGCCTGACGACGATACTCATTTCCGCCCAGACGAACGAGGATTCTTTATATGGTCACAGTATCGCGCACGAGGAGCGGATGCGCGTTCGTTCCTTCGTTAATTCAAGGAGGAGCCCGCTGGAATCGAGGGTCGTGCCGCCATTCAGCGCTTTCATCCGCCTTTCTGACCCAGCTTTCCGTCGACGCGGTGCAAAGGTCGCCAGTCGTAATGGAGGTCAACCGGGGATCGTTAGCTAAGTTTCTTACTAGAGAAAACTCGCTTTGCTCTTTATTAAAACCATCGAGGGAttcgagagaaagaaagaaaagaaaaaaaaaaaaaagatcccCTCGTCTATTACCACCGTGCTCTGTTACGCGCAGTTCCACGACTGAACAAGTCGCTTTCGAGAATGTGAAATTAGTTGGGCGTACTCGAGAGGATCCACAGGAACTGTAGTTTACGTTCTTGCAGCACGCTTCAACATTTCTTACGAATAACagcctcttttcttttcagaaTTCCAACTAAAGACATTTTTCTAAAGAAAGTTAAACTAAATTATGTTACGATGATTTTACGCGTTAAAAGTCGTGTGCGTATCGTATGTATGTTTTGACCTTCGAACGACCTTTGAATCATCGCCAAAGGACATTGAACCCGACCATTGCAAGTtccaaacgaaattttaaattcctatcagagataattaaaaatttctctcgCGGTGTCCTTGACACCTCCGACTCCACGATTTTCAGTAATTTCTTTAGCCTAGTTCATCGAACATTCGAGAAATTGAGGAAAGTTGTTGAATCGAAGGTGTCAAGGACGCTACAGGAGAAATTTTTAGCTGCCTCTGACGGTAGCTTAAAATTTCCGTTAAAACTTTATCAAACTATCGACGAACGAAGGTGAAACGTTGACGCTCTtgggaatataatttttctacgcTCTGTTTGATACGTACGAACGATacggaagaaaagaaggaaaggaagaaaggaagagccAGAAGCAGGCAACGAAAAGAGCGTTTGGAACGAAAAAAGGGGTGGAAAGTCGATCGGTGCAGATGCAATTAACAGTATACAGCGAGACGAATAGAGAATTCTAAACGCTCGCTAAAGTTCTACCCTAACTCGGTGAAACGTGCGCCCGTTAATGAGGACACGTGCACCTCTTCAGACGGACAATGCTGACGCCATATACCGGGTGATGCTCGCGTATCACCACTCgattatattgtaaatattgacTCTTTGCGAAGCTTCGACGAAAATTCCATTAGTCAAACGGGTCGATGTAATTGAAACCACCGTTCACAACATAGTCGGAAGAGCGTGTGTGGCCCATCGATAGCAACCAAagatatacacacacatagatagatagaagaagaagagcaaAGCGTATATCTATACCAAGAATCGACCCAATTGTTATTTTCCTACTATTCGACTATCTTTGTTTATCAAACATTTTACCGCAACATTCGTTCTCATTCTAAAATTCTGTCAGCAccttttaattttcttgtaaCGCGATACGTGTACGTTGAAATTCAGATGAATTTGCTACGATCTAAAGACACGCTGCCAACTAAGAATCCCTGTGCGATTTTTTAACATACACGTTCATAAAACAGACGGAAGAGATTAAATTCAGATTCGTTGTGCTGTACAAGGTGTACCCGCTTCAAGAGCGGACAGGTGGCGCAAGAACAATGAAAAAAGTTCATACGAACCCGTGGTCCTGTCTTACCTTCGTAGAAGGTTCTCGAAATGGCTACTCTTGGTTCGTACGTAAGCTTGCAATCGTCATATCGAAGAACTTCGCAATCTTTCCAAAAAATTTACGCGCATATCGAACAATTACACACCGAGTGTAGCTATTTCGAGGACCTTCTGCGAAGGTAAGAAAAGTTGCGGATTACCGAAACGCAAAAATGGCTGCACCTTGAAACGAGGTCAGATAGGACACATATTCGTACGAACTTATCACGatacaccctgtatattcgtcatattgcatttttaatattacgagACGTATAATAGTTGCAGCACATGGCGCGTAGTTAATTCAGATAGTAGTCGAGCTAACCGCAATGCGGTTGAAACATCCCTTTCCTGATAACATTGAACGAATTATTCGCGTCGACGAGTCTAAAAGCTTGCTTGGTCTTATCAAAGCAATGTTAAGAATACGCGTGGATCCGCCTCGTGTTACGAGCCAATTAGCCGTATCGGAAAATTTGAACAAACTTTCCGTCGCTCGATAAAAGAATTCTAATGTTCCAACCTTATGTATCACCCTATATATCTACGAGCCACTTACTACCGTCTATTATACCTTGCGTTTCACACATTCCTAACGAGTCTGTTCTAATTGCTTTATACCCAATTACAACCTTTAGAAAGGttctaaaaattctaaaagatGCAGAACGATTGTTTTTATTCCAATAAAAGATTATCAGATGCGTTTCGTTTCTATAAAATCTTGCAATATACGAGTATACGCATTGTCGAGTATCTCGAATCGTTCAGATCCCACGGTCTCCAAGAGTAAGAGTATCGCGCGCGTTTCGTATTTAGATCCGCGTTTAACTCAGAAGCGAACACGAGCTGCTGTACGTGTACACGGGCAgcgaataagaagaaaaagagctGCGTTGCAGCTTGCAGCTTGCAAGCTGTTCGGATCGACCGGCTGGGAGCGCGTGTTTTCCACGGATTTTTGCGCCTCCTCGTCCACGCTCTCGCTTCAGCTTCCGTTCGTTTCTCGCGTGAATTCTCAAAGGAGTCTCTTTGCCGCCGCACCGTTTGCTTCGAGAATTCACAAACGAAATAACAATGGTCTCGCGGTCTCATGAATCTGGGTGAaatctttcgttcttttactcgttcgatgaaatttaatcGGTTCGTAAAAATGTGATTAAAACGTGGTTACGAAACGCAAATAGAGGTAAAATGTGAgacagagaagaaaagagagcgTAAAAACGATGCTGAGAAGACAATTAACCGTTTGAGTCTGAACGAGGTTCAAAGGGTGGTGAATAATTGGAAAGTGGAAGGGGAAAGAACCCTGAACGAGTATCTGATCCGTCACAGGCTGTAGCAAGAAAGACAGCTAACAAGATAAGCGGTTTGTCGCAACTATATCCAATTCGAACCTCTGTTTCCATAATAAAGTTTCGCGAGTGAAAGCAATGATAAAGGGATTTGCGTTGACACGAGTCAAAGAGATTGCATTATGCGGACAATGTATAAGAACGGCGACAAGAAAGATCGTGCAGGAAGCCTTTTATGCAATTTCGTGCCGCGACTCGCACGAAGGCGAAACCAAATAAGGTAGCAGAAAACGTCGACGACGAACCACGCGCACGATCCATTTTCGTTCCGTCTCGTCCTCTGT from Bombus fervidus isolate BK054 chromosome 11, iyBomFerv1, whole genome shotgun sequence harbors:
- the LOC139992211 gene encoding uncharacterized protein; amino-acid sequence: MGMKEGEVRKIAGDGLSVNLCSNKQVLEITGDGCDISMSKNRGSVKIIGDGCRLRIDQNMGDVEYTGDGGQVLLGPKSIKDKVKYHGDGGRIKFDVELRMRNKKSEVSKEETGKSMDEGRRSFEESKDASKKENSEAENEEKKKNRRKERRDDLGDKEEKKGRSTRTKIVTTFVYDEKTVKKWFTNPEASTRTLNGVSSVRIVPNKTKTKIEAK